The following are encoded together in the Vigna angularis cultivar LongXiaoDou No.4 chromosome 9, ASM1680809v1, whole genome shotgun sequence genome:
- the LOC108337104 gene encoding probable phosphopantothenoylcysteine decarboxylase isoform X1, whose protein sequence is MAVSAEGETMAVDAAPRRPRILLAASGSVAAVKFANLCHCFSEWADVRAVATNASLHFIDRASMPKDVTLYTDDNEWSSWMKLGDNVLHIELRKWADIMVIAPLSANTLGKIAGGLCDNLLTCIVRAWDYSKPFFVAPAMNTLMWNNPFTERHLIAIDELGISLIPPVTKRLACGDYGNGAMAEPSTIYSTVRLFYESKAQQGSEFETHDWQKM, encoded by the exons ATGGCTGTAAGTGCTGAGGGAGAGACTATGGCTGTGGATGCTGCACCAAGGAGGCCCCGAATTCTGCTTGCTGCTAGTGGGAGTGTTGCTGCTGTCAAATTTGCAAATCTGTGTCATTGTTTCTCTGAATGGGCAGATGTAAGAGCAGTTGCCACAAATGCATCTTTGCATTTCATTGATAGAGCTTCAATGCCAAAGGATGTAACTTTATACACTGATGACAATGAATGGTCTAGTTGGATGAAACTTGGTGATAATGTGCTTCACATTGAGCTCCGCAAATGGGCTGATATCATGGTCATTGCTCCATTATCAGCAAACACCCTTGGCAAG ATTGCTGGAGGGTTGTGTGACAATCTACTGACATGCATTGTGCGAGCCTGGGACTACAGCAAGCCATTTTTTGTTGCACCAGCCATGAACACTCTTATGTGGAACAATCCTTTCACCGAGCGGCATCTCATCGCCATTGATGAGCTTGGAATTTCTCTCATCCCACCTGTTACAAAGAGGTTAGCTTGTGGAGATTATGGCAATGGTGCCATGGCTGAACCCTCTACCATTTACTCAACTGTAAGGCTCTTCTATGAGTCAAAGGCTCAGCAAG gatcggagttcgaaacacatgattggcagaagatgtga
- the LOC108337104 gene encoding probable phosphopantothenoylcysteine decarboxylase isoform X2, with product MAVSAEGETMAVDAAPRRPRILLAASGSVAAVKFANLCHCFSEWADVRAVATNASLHFIDRASMPKDVTLYTDDNEWSSWMKLGDNVLHIELRKWADIMVIAPLSANTLGKIAGGLCDNLLTCIVRAWDYSKPFFVAPAMNTLMWNNPFTERHLIAIDELGISLIPPVTKRLACGDYGNGAMAEPSTIYSTVRLFYESKAQQGSVYIWPSR from the exons ATGGCTGTAAGTGCTGAGGGAGAGACTATGGCTGTGGATGCTGCACCAAGGAGGCCCCGAATTCTGCTTGCTGCTAGTGGGAGTGTTGCTGCTGTCAAATTTGCAAATCTGTGTCATTGTTTCTCTGAATGGGCAGATGTAAGAGCAGTTGCCACAAATGCATCTTTGCATTTCATTGATAGAGCTTCAATGCCAAAGGATGTAACTTTATACACTGATGACAATGAATGGTCTAGTTGGATGAAACTTGGTGATAATGTGCTTCACATTGAGCTCCGCAAATGGGCTGATATCATGGTCATTGCTCCATTATCAGCAAACACCCTTGGCAAG ATTGCTGGAGGGTTGTGTGACAATCTACTGACATGCATTGTGCGAGCCTGGGACTACAGCAAGCCATTTTTTGTTGCACCAGCCATGAACACTCTTATGTGGAACAATCCTTTCACCGAGCGGCATCTCATCGCCATTGATGAGCTTGGAATTTCTCTCATCCCACCTGTTACAAAGAGGTTAGCTTGTGGAGATTATGGCAATGGTGCCATGGCTGAACCCTCTACCATTTACTCAACTGTAAGGCTCTTCTATGAGTCAAAGGCTCAGCAAG GTTCAGTTTATATTTGGCCCTCTCGATAA